The window ATAAAAGCATATTCTTTGCTCTCTCTGTGAAAGTCATTTTGTCTGAGTGCCCTGATACAGTCATTGGAATGTACGACATTGGTGATGGTGCAATAGTTAAATGTCCCTCTCTACCGATTGCCCAACGTACATTGTAGACTAGCGGTAGCTGAAGATAGTGAGCCACCAAAATACCGGTACCCCATGCTGGGTCAGTAAGCACCAGGTCATATTGATTTTCCTTTAGGGTCTTCATTAAATCCTTGTCTTTCAATACAACAGTTGCCAAGTCACTAGCATATTTATGAACCTTAGACCTGGCAGAGAACAACTcgatttgcaaatgtataaagttTATTACAGAGCTCGTTCCTCTCTCTATATCAATTACTTTCTTCATAATTTGCTTTACAAATTCCTCATCCATAGCATCAGTGACAGGTATTGTAATAGAACTGTAGTAGGGCGATTCTTCTTTGATGTACCAACTTTTTGTCGTTCGTACCACTGTGATGGTGTGTCCCTGAGAGTGAAGAGCCTTGATCAGAATGTCCATGTTAACCCAGTGACTTCCCTCCCCGGGAAAGACCAGCAACTTCCCACCATGGCAAACTGAACCACACATAATCAACAGAAATAACAAAAGGCATGAAGTCATGCTTCCAATGTATGTCATCATTTATCTGAAATATAAAACAAACAGAGATAGGACATCATATTCAGTTTGTATGACACATTGAATGGATTTTGACACATAGTCAGTTAGCGGACTATATATATATTCTCATTTATTGTTACGAACAATGAGAAAAATtgtgaggagtcaggcgcagagagcaaagataTGGGGAAAAACcactctttaatgtccaaccagaagaACAACTGGTAACATCAAAACATTGGCGTAAAAATCCACTTGAATAAAGTACACACTGGAAAAATATATCCAGACTGTGGAAAACCCCAAAATCAAACAAACAACCTCATACAAAAACAGaaagacaagcccgcacaaacagaaGCGGGCTAAACAAACTTAAAtagcaccaccctaacaaccaaacaataaaacggtgaaaacaattagtcaaaactaaacaaaaaggaaaaagggatcggtggcagctagtagaccggcgaagacgaccgccgagcgccacccgaacagggagaggagccaccttcggtaatactcgttacatttatgtacaagtatttcgctacacctgtGACAATATCTGCTAAATATCCATATGCGACCaataaatacaatttcatttgatacAAATCATGAAGACCATGAAAGCTGTTCTCAATAGTGCATAATTAATTCCCTTTAGGGTTTTGAGAGTTTGAGACAATGATGATTAAACTTTTTTCTTCATTTAGATTCACATTTGATTCAGTATGTAAACAATATCTCAAAATACATTTCATCCTTGTTTATGAACATTAACTTAACGTAATTATTATTAGCTTATTCAGTTTGTAGGTAATATGCAGTGCAATGTTACTTACCAGTTGATCTTCGTATTATGTATATGGAAGCCACATGTAAAATGTGTAGCTTACTTTGACTTTTGTGTGGCATGTTGGTTTATAAGGGTTAAGTAAAGGTCAAAGTACTGCTTTTAAGAGAACCTTTCCATTTGTTAAAGTCACAGTGATGGTTACTCAAAACTCAGTGagtgtgtcacgtcctgaccatagttcttgtatgttttgcttgtttagtgttggtcaggacgtgagctgggtgggaattctatgttgtgtgtctagtttgtctgtttctgtgtccagcctaatatggttctcaatcagaggcagctgtcaatcgttgtccctgattgagaatcatatataggtggcttgttttgtgttgggatttggtgggtgattgtttcctgtgccagtgtttgtgccacacaggactgtgacggttagttcgtttgttattttgtatagtgtctatgtctaacgttagtagcttgtgtattgcactttcgtttgtagcttcacggtcgtttgttgttttgtattagtttgtcagtatcttgtctttgtgttaattaaattcatggaaaattaccacgctgcacattggtcctccgatccttctctcctctcctcgtccgaggaggaggaagagctagactgccgttacagagtGAACATGATTATAATATGGATGTATAATATTACTCATTATAATACTGTTTAacataacagacacatttcacaaTGTCAAACATCTATATTTTCTGGGCCAAACATGTCAAGAAACCCTCAGAATTACCATATAGAACTACCTCATGCTTATTCTTTACTCTTTCTGTGATGATCATTTTGTGTGAGAGCCCTGATCCAGTCATTGGAATATAAGACATGGGGTATGGTGCAATGGCTTAATGTCCCTCTCCACTGTTTACCCACTGTACATCGTAGACTAGAGGTACCTGAAGATAGTGAGCCACCAAAATACCTGCTCCCCATGATGGGTCAGTAAGCACCAGGTCATATTGGCTCTCCTCCAGGGATAGGATATCTTAAAGAATATACACTTAagtgtaccaaacattagaaacacctgctctttccttgacatagactgaccaggtgaatcgaggtgaacgctatgatcccttattgatgtcatttgttaaatccacttcaatcagtgtagatgtagGGGAAGAGACAGGTCAAAGAAGGACTTTGAAGCcttgagagaattgagacatggattgtgtatgtgtgccattcatagggggaatgggcaagacaaaacattgaagtgcctttgaacggggtatggtagtcggATTTGGGTGTCATCGTTAACTCACATATCTATGTGCATTTTGTCAcattgcccaaaaagttacatattgcagctggatttttcacgctcaacagtttgtatcaagaatgatccaccatccaaaggacatccagacaacttgacacaactgtgggaagcactggagtcaacatgggccagcatccctgtggaatgcttttgacaccttgtagagtccatgcactgacaaattgaggctattctgagggcaaaatggcaactcaatattaggaatgtgttcctaatgttttttgcACTCAGTGTACTTTAGTGGGCTTTGTAACATTCACATTGTTTCTGTTTAAACACACAAATAGACCTACCCTAATCAATTACTTGACAGATGTAATCATTAACGTAAAATCCCTTGATGAGAGTGACAGTTCAATGAGTTAATCTGAGTGAACACAATGTTCCTGTGTTTGTGGACTTTCACCAACTTGTACGTGTTTGGAATATGCAATATGTTTTTATGAGCGCTGTGGCCACTCATATACAAAAAAGTTATGGACGCATGACTGTACGtgactttggataaaagtgtctgctaaatggcataaatTGTTATTATTTAAGGCTATGAGGTTGTCATTTTCAGCTGTACACAGCAAAATCACCAGTGTACATTGAACTCGGACATTGTACATTGTATTATATCAGAATGTATATATGAGTCCAACTTAACTGGTGTTAAAATAACAGTTTTGAAAGTGTAAGAAAATAAACTCTGTAGCAGATGTTAACAATCAACTCCATCAGACTACATTTTGTACCGTAGAAGTTTATTATATTTTAACACTGTAGGGTGTAAAGCCTTAATTGTATATTTACCAGTGTGCCTTTCGAGGGAATGATCGAGTTAACACCCATAAGTGTGTTTGTTGGTGACAGTTTGTTGCATTCGTTCGTTCACTTCCAGTCCTGTAGTCTTCACGAAGTGAGTGCCTAAGTGTTATAGTTTAATTAACATTAAACcctttatgacaatacattacatacatCATATGGCCTTTCTTTGATGGCCTAGTTTCTCCCTAACACTGTGGTCTGAAATTCTTGGCTCGCaagccacatcaggcctgcaaattACATTATGCTAGCTGGCAAAGTGTGTATCTTTCTGTAGCataagatcaatcaatcaatgcacatgcaaaaacacagatgttgaaacaaacaattctaaacatcaacctgcaatagagcatggtgggaaatatgataatgatggatgAGGTTTTGAGTTTTTTTACACTACACAGAGTAAAAAAAACTTTAACACTGTGAATGTAACACTTACAATAAATATTTGCAGTGTAGGATTGAATCACAAAATGCACAACCATGTGGAAATACTTGACAACAACTATATTCCACACTAAATTATACATAAGCATTTTATTATGTTGGCATCAATTCAACATTATACATTTTCAtgatttaaagatgcactatgcagaaatcgctctgccatttcctggttgctaaaattgtaatagtttgcctaatttcagtctATGTGGCAAAACAAGCAAGtgagtgtagagaatcattgtatcatcccaaccactgtgaaatatattttccataaccaaaaatattgtattttctactgtttgaagctggtgtacaaaaccgaaagtaacaGACGCAAAAAGAAACTTAAACATGGGAAGCATAGAGATAGCACACATAGAAGAGATCTACGgcgtcttagacttgctttcaacgaGAATGACAGATCCATAACTCACATATCTATAGGAGTTTTGTTGGGTCGCCCTAAAAGTTACATATTACAACTTTAATTCATACATATCCTATTATTTGTGTGCACCAGAATGTGGAGAATTGGATCTGCTCATTCACTTTTCATCTTTCGTTTCAAGCATTTTCTAACGCATAAATATCTGACTATTGCAACAAGAAGAAGAATAAGCACTGACACAACACCCAACAATATCAGGACAACATCTACAGAGTGGTAGGAGTACCAAGGCATTCTGTAGGACTCTGTACGCAGATGAGCAGCACCTTTGTGTCTCATGACAAACTCAATCCAGAAGAGGGCAGTGTCCAGGGGCTCCATTGGCACGTCCCGGTGTAGCCTGGAGAGTCTCTGCATGTTCATCCTGTAGGATGGCTCATCCAGAACTTCCTGTAAGGCCTCTAGGAAGTTATTGTTCTTGTCTACTGTTGTCATGGATAAAAGctttgctcctcctctctctttcatacGAAggatgttgtcatattgatcAAAAAACAGAGGTAGACCCACAACAGGAATTCCATGGTAAATAGCCTCTTGAACCCCATTTGTTCCTCCATGAGCTACAAACAGCCTTGTCTTAGGGTGTCCTAACAGATCGTTCTGAGGCATCCAGTCAACTAGTAAGGTGTTGTTGCCCAGAGTAGTTGGCCTGTCTCCTTTGTGTCTCCAGATGACCTTCTGAGGCAGTTGGGCAAAAGCAGCAGCAATCACATCAGCTATATCATGTGGAAATTCACTAATGAAAGTCCCCAAAGACATGATAATGACTCCATGCTCCCCAGAACTATGAACAAACTCCTCCAGTTCTTGGGGAAGAGGCTTGGCAGGATTACATTGGAACCCTCCCATATAGATAACATTAGGCATGGTGGGACGAGGAAATTCAAACACAAAGTCAACTCTCATGAGCCACAGATCAGCCCCTTGTAATAACTCATAGAAGTCCACACCTGGTTGGAAAAACTCATCACAAACAGCCTGGTAATGTGGCCAGAAATTCAACCTGTCCCGAACAGTAAATAGCAATAATAAAAGCATATTCTTTGCT is drawn from Salvelinus fontinalis isolate EN_2023a chromosome 4, ASM2944872v1, whole genome shotgun sequence and contains these coding sequences:
- the LOC129854292 gene encoding UDP-glucuronosyltransferase 2B13-like → MMRYIGSMTSCLLLFLLIMCGSVCHGGKLLVFPGEGSHWVNMDILIKALHSQGHTITVVRTTKSWYIKEESPYYSSITIPVTDAMDEEFVKQIMKKVIDIERGTSSVINFIHLQIELFSARSKVHKYASDLATVVLKDKDLMKTLKENQYDLVLTDPAWGTGILVAHYLQLPLVYNVRWAIGREGHLTIAPSPMSYIPMTVSGHSDKMTFTERAKNMLLLLLFTVRDRLNFWPHYQAVCDEFFQPGVDFYELLQGADLWLMRVDFVFEFPRPTMPNVIYMGGFQCNPAKPLPQELEEFVHSSGEHGVIIMSLGTFISEFPHDIADVIAAAFAQLPQKVIWRHKGDRPTTLGNNTLLVDWMPQNDLLGHPKTRLFVAHGGTNGVQEAIYHGIPVVGLPLFFDQYDNILRMKERGGAKLLSMTTVDKNNNFLEALQEVLDEPSYRMNMQRLSRLHRDVPMEPLDTALFWIEFVMRHKGAAHLRTESYRMPWYSYHSVDVVLILLGVVSVLILLLVAIVRYLCVRKCLKRKMKSE